The Hyphomicrobium sp. MC1 genome window below encodes:
- the nifV gene encoding homocitrate synthase has product MARRSNNDGLGKAQSLLSTAFPRVILNDTTLRDGEQAPGVAFWIDEKLAIARALARAGVPEIEVGTPAIGVHEIAAIRAIVAADLPLKAIAWCRMRLDDVDAAVASGVGMINLSVPVSDVQIAAKLRGGRAEVLDRITSVVDYARMKGLDVSVGGEDSSRASVDFLMEVVAVAKEAGARRFRLADTLSVLDPFTTFNLVAILREATDLELEIHAHDDLGLATANTLAAIQAGASHASVTVIGLGERAGNAPLEEVAMALVQISGRETGIIPSELVRVANVVSEAAKRPVPLNKAIVGGHVFTHESGIHVDGLLKDRHTYQALDPVVLGRDHDFVIGKHSGIASIKASLAKLDLCASTAELTTILARVRAHAIATKGAVTLEKLTAIWREVSDANTERHVTSP; this is encoded by the coding sequence ATGGCGAGAAGATCGAACAATGACGGATTGGGAAAGGCTCAGTCGCTGCTGAGCACGGCATTCCCGCGTGTCATCCTCAATGACACAACGCTGCGCGACGGAGAGCAAGCTCCTGGCGTCGCGTTTTGGATCGACGAGAAGCTGGCGATCGCCCGTGCGCTCGCCCGTGCTGGCGTACCGGAAATCGAAGTTGGCACGCCGGCCATTGGGGTCCACGAGATCGCTGCCATTCGCGCCATCGTCGCCGCGGACCTTCCGTTGAAAGCTATAGCTTGGTGTCGGATGCGCTTGGATGACGTCGACGCTGCTGTTGCCAGCGGCGTCGGAATGATCAACCTCTCAGTGCCGGTCTCCGACGTCCAGATCGCAGCCAAGCTGCGTGGCGGCCGGGCGGAGGTCCTTGATAGAATAACGTCCGTTGTCGATTACGCACGAATGAAGGGGCTGGACGTCTCTGTCGGCGGGGAGGATTCCTCGCGGGCCAGTGTCGATTTCCTTATGGAGGTCGTTGCCGTCGCGAAGGAGGCAGGAGCGAGACGATTTCGCCTCGCCGACACGCTCAGCGTGCTGGACCCATTTACCACTTTCAATCTTGTCGCGATTTTGCGCGAAGCGACGGATCTGGAACTGGAGATCCATGCGCACGACGACCTTGGGCTTGCAACCGCCAACACGCTTGCAGCGATTCAGGCCGGCGCAAGCCATGCGTCCGTAACCGTGATTGGACTTGGCGAGCGTGCCGGGAATGCGCCTCTTGAAGAAGTGGCGATGGCGCTGGTGCAGATATCTGGACGTGAAACAGGAATAATTCCATCGGAACTCGTTCGCGTAGCGAATGTTGTCTCCGAAGCCGCCAAGCGGCCGGTCCCTCTGAATAAGGCAATTGTTGGTGGGCACGTATTCACACATGAATCAGGAATTCACGTCGACGGGCTTTTGAAGGATCGCCACACGTATCAAGCACTCGATCCGGTGGTGTTGGGGCGCGACCATGATTTCGTCATCGGAAAGCACTCCGGGATCGCATCGATAAAGGCGTCGCTCGCCAAACTGGATCTCTGTGCAAGCACGGCCGAGCTCACGACGATTCTGGCGCGCGTTCGTGCGCACGCCATCGCGACGAAGGGGGCAGTCACCCTGGAAAAGCTTACGGCTATCTGGCGCGAAGTAAGCGATGCGAATACAGAGAGGCACGTCACCTCGCCATGA
- the irr gene encoding Fur family transcriptional regulator Irr, whose product MFTRELSIEAPVLDSKTPARVDDHPWKRYKAVLQRTGLRPTRPRMVLGWILFSKGDRHITAEALYEEVVAAKIPISLATVYNTLNQFTEAGLLRQIGVDGSKSFFDTNPSDHHHFFIQSENALLDIPAVDDLLDRIPQPPDGFEIERVDVVVRLRRK is encoded by the coding sequence ATGTTTACCAGAGAACTTTCGATCGAGGCCCCGGTGCTGGACTCGAAAACGCCTGCCAGGGTCGATGACCACCCTTGGAAAAGATACAAGGCGGTCCTGCAGAGAACGGGACTAAGACCTACGCGCCCTCGAATGGTGCTGGGCTGGATCTTATTTTCGAAGGGAGACCGGCACATCACCGCGGAGGCGCTTTACGAAGAGGTCGTGGCGGCCAAGATCCCAATCTCACTTGCCACTGTCTACAATACCCTCAACCAGTTCACCGAAGCGGGATTGCTCCGCCAGATAGGCGTCGACGGCTCCAAATCGTTCTTCGACACCAATCCGAGCGACCATCACCACTTTTTCATACAGAGCGAAAACGCTCTGCTCGACATTCCCGCAGTCGATGATCTGCTCGACAGGATTCCGCAACCGCCGGACGGATTCGAGATCGAACGTGTCGATGTCGTCGTGAGACTGCGTCGGAAGTAG
- the nifH gene encoding nitrogenase iron protein — MSALRQIAFYGKGGIGKSTTSQNTLAALAEMGHRILIVGCDPKADSTRLILHAKAQDTILSLAANAGSVEDLEIEDVMKVGYKDIRCVESGGPEPGVGCAGRGVITSINFLEENGAYEDIDYVSYDVLGDVVCGGFAMPIRENKAQEIYIVMSGEMMAMYAANNISKGILKYANSGGVRLGGLVCNERQTDKELELAEALAKKLGTQLIYFVPRDNIVQHAELRRMTVLEYAPDSVQANHYRSLAEKIHANGGKGIIPTPITMDELEDMLMEHGIMKQVDESQIGKSAAELATA; from the coding sequence ATGTCGGCACTACGACAAATCGCGTTTTACGGCAAAGGCGGCATCGGCAAGTCGACGACGTCACAGAACACACTGGCGGCATTGGCGGAGATGGGTCATCGGATCCTGATCGTTGGCTGCGATCCGAAAGCGGATTCGACGCGTCTGATCCTGCATGCCAAGGCTCAGGACACGATCCTGAGCCTGGCGGCGAATGCGGGTTCTGTGGAAGACCTCGAGATCGAAGACGTGATGAAGGTCGGCTACAAGGACATCCGCTGCGTTGAATCGGGTGGCCCAGAACCGGGTGTTGGTTGTGCGGGCCGCGGCGTCATAACGTCGATCAACTTCCTGGAAGAGAATGGCGCCTACGAGGACATCGATTACGTGTCCTACGACGTTCTTGGCGACGTTGTCTGCGGCGGGTTTGCGATGCCGATCCGTGAGAACAAAGCTCAGGAGATCTACATCGTCATGTCTGGAGAGATGATGGCGATGTATGCGGCGAACAACATCTCGAAGGGCATTCTGAAGTACGCGAACTCAGGCGGTGTTCGTCTTGGCGGTTTGGTATGCAACGAGCGTCAGACGGACAAGGAGCTTGAGCTTGCGGAAGCTCTTGCGAAGAAGCTCGGAACGCAGCTGATCTACTTCGTTCCGCGGGACAACATCGTGCAGCATGCCGAGCTTCGTCGGATGACGGTTCTGGAATACGCGCCGGATTCAGTGCAGGCGAACCATTACCGCAGCCTGGCAGAGAAGATCCACGCGAACGGGGGCAAGGGGATCATTCCGACGCCGATCACGATGGACGAGCTCGAGGACATGCTGATGGAGCACGGCATCATGAAACAGGTTGACGAGAGCCAGATCGGCAAGAGCGCGGCCGAGCTGGCGACGGCCTAA
- a CDS encoding response regulator, giving the protein MQIGVETSKAVDQRRVFVIDDDEITRAALQFMLHDEIETHELSNLEEAYDKGVDWLKPHVVLLGVSFLSERGVGLVQEIMTKFPDVRVLIVCEKKDEAMAIEGMKAGAHGTLVKPLTLESVRKKVDTVLGRGGGAPIIQLGMLK; this is encoded by the coding sequence ATGCAAATCGGCGTTGAAACGTCAAAGGCCGTGGACCAGCGGCGTGTGTTCGTCATTGATGATGATGAAATCACGCGCGCTGCATTGCAGTTCATGCTGCACGATGAAATCGAAACTCATGAACTCTCAAACCTTGAGGAAGCTTACGATAAGGGCGTCGACTGGCTGAAGCCCCACGTCGTGCTTCTGGGTGTTTCGTTCCTGAGCGAGAGGGGCGTCGGACTTGTCCAAGAGATAATGACAAAGTTTCCGGACGTCCGGGTCCTCATCGTCTGCGAGAAAAAAGACGAAGCGATGGCGATTGAAGGAATGAAGGCCGGAGCACACGGCACACTCGTCAAGCCGCTGACGCTCGAGTCGGTTCGCAAGAAGGTCGATACGGTCCTCGGCCGAGGGGGCGGCGCGCCGATCATTCAGCTCGGAATGCTCAAGTAA
- a CDS encoding ArsC/Spx/MgsR family protein, producing the protein MTTVIFYQKPGCGTNARQKRMLEAAGHEVVAKDLLSEPWTTERLRSFFGDMPVTSWFNPAAPRIKSGEIKPQSFNDEAALILMLADPLLIRRPLIEADGQKCAGFDREPVVSLLGNHLTGEDVQSCSRHDQATQCPDPRTPQDGQPS; encoded by the coding sequence GTGACGACGGTCATCTTTTATCAAAAGCCCGGTTGCGGAACGAACGCCCGCCAGAAGCGCATGCTCGAAGCCGCGGGGCATGAGGTCGTCGCTAAGGATCTGCTTTCGGAACCCTGGACCACAGAGCGGCTGCGCAGCTTTTTTGGCGATATGCCGGTCACGTCTTGGTTCAATCCCGCGGCGCCGCGCATAAAGTCGGGAGAGATCAAGCCTCAGTCCTTCAATGATGAAGCAGCGCTGATATTGATGCTCGCAGATCCGCTTCTTATTCGGCGGCCGCTGATAGAGGCAGATGGCCAGAAGTGCGCCGGCTTCGACAGAGAGCCCGTCGTATCGCTGCTGGGTAACCACCTGACCGGAGAAGACGTCCAGAGCTGTTCGCGCCATGATCAGGCGACGCAGTGCCCCGACCCACGCACGCCCCAAGACGGTCAGCCGTCATGA
- a CDS encoding SagB/ThcOx family dehydrogenase, which yields MTEAATRALSRSETAVAYHARTKHSLRRYASGPETLDWDAQPNPFREFEGCDRVALELMSQQPNTTYRQLYDPTSTAVTPLTIESVASLLELSMALSAWKEQGPDRWALRCNPSSGNLHPTEAYVLSRDVPGLDDGLYHYVCRDHMLERRCRYEKTTAGEARLWIGFSSIHWREAWKYGERAFRYCQLDIGHALGALRYAAAALGWTAKLVDLGSDELAKLMGLDRRNDFRGAESEEADLVLAIEPHRGSGSDAVHQAVTVESPAAQWMGRANVLDLHPLYRWPIIDDVSVATRGRGADESLLETKAYPPIGDAPDVQAATIILNRRSAQRFDPKFKMSAGTFYQILDSLLFRPSMPWDVWDFLPRVHPIFFVHRVEGIEPGVYALPRREAAMPLLRQQLHSDFRWDRPSRCPAHLPFFRLAAADCRAIAKTVSCYQAIASDSCFSLSMLCEFHSIVELNAWRYRQLHWEAGLLGHILYLEAEALGIRGTGIGCFFDDALHELLGLKTDQFQALYHFTVGRPIADTRILTLPPYPARKTDKVEHTA from the coding sequence ATGACAGAAGCTGCCACACGTGCACTGAGCCGCTCAGAGACCGCTGTGGCTTATCACGCACGCACAAAGCACAGCCTTAGACGATATGCTTCCGGTCCGGAGACGCTGGACTGGGATGCGCAGCCCAATCCGTTTCGCGAATTCGAAGGATGTGACCGCGTTGCGCTGGAGCTCATGTCCCAACAACCGAATACCACCTATCGGCAGCTTTATGATCCCACGAGTACGGCCGTTACGCCGCTGACGATTGAATCGGTGGCCTCCCTGCTCGAGCTTTCCATGGCGCTCTCGGCCTGGAAGGAACAGGGGCCAGATCGCTGGGCACTGCGCTGCAATCCATCTAGCGGAAATTTGCACCCGACCGAAGCCTACGTACTTTCACGCGACGTTCCGGGTCTTGATGACGGGCTTTATCATTACGTCTGTCGCGACCATATGCTTGAACGGCGATGCCGCTATGAAAAGACGACGGCGGGAGAAGCTCGTCTTTGGATCGGGTTTTCATCGATCCATTGGCGAGAAGCATGGAAGTATGGCGAGCGTGCATTCCGCTACTGCCAGCTCGATATCGGACACGCGCTTGGGGCGCTTCGCTACGCAGCCGCCGCTCTCGGATGGACGGCGAAACTCGTTGATCTCGGCTCAGATGAACTTGCTAAATTGATGGGCCTTGATCGCAGGAACGACTTCCGCGGCGCCGAATCTGAAGAAGCCGATCTTGTGCTCGCTATAGAACCGCATCGCGGGTCTGGATCGGATGCAGTCCATCAAGCGGTCACAGTGGAATCACCGGCGGCTCAATGGATGGGCCGTGCCAACGTCCTCGATCTCCATCCTCTCTACCGCTGGCCCATCATCGATGACGTGAGTGTTGCCACGCGCGGGCGTGGCGCCGATGAGTCATTATTGGAGACAAAAGCTTACCCTCCAATTGGGGACGCACCAGACGTTCAAGCGGCGACTATTATTCTCAATCGCCGCAGCGCGCAGCGTTTCGACCCAAAATTCAAGATGAGCGCCGGCACCTTCTACCAAATCTTGGATTCGCTACTTTTTCGACCGTCCATGCCCTGGGATGTTTGGGACTTCCTACCGCGCGTCCATCCAATCTTTTTCGTTCACCGCGTCGAAGGTATTGAACCGGGCGTTTACGCTTTACCGCGTCGCGAAGCTGCCATGCCCCTACTGCGGCAGCAGCTTCATTCCGATTTCCGCTGGGACCGGCCTTCCCGTTGTCCCGCTCACCTCCCCTTCTTTCGACTTGCAGCCGCCGACTGCCGGGCCATCGCAAAAACGGTAAGTTGCTATCAAGCGATCGCAAGCGACAGTTGTTTCTCCCTCAGCATGCTCTGCGAGTTTCACTCGATCGTTGAGCTGAACGCGTGGCGCTATCGTCAACTCCACTGGGAAGCCGGCCTGCTTGGACATATTCTTTATCTTGAGGCGGAGGCTCTTGGTATCCGTGGAACTGGGATCGGCTGCTTCTTCGATGATGCCTTGCATGAATTGCTCGGATTGAAGACTGACCAATTCCAGGCTCTCTACCACTTCACGGTCGGACGCCCCATCGCGGACACGCGCATCCTGACTCTACCTCCTTACCCAGCGCGGAAGACAGATAAAGTCGAGCATACAGCATGA
- a CDS encoding ankyrin repeat domain-containing protein, whose translation MKNRTPFLCIDVRKAEALLRRNDVVVLDVRDIETFRKGHIQGAQHVSMRNISSVINGSEKKAPVVIYCYRGFASREYAQMFSDFGFLEVYSLDGGYEAWRNSRDTTSGREDKSLQWWLAEHGFPVDDVNSIIANNTTPLMKASHLGDSEIVRNLIAAGARIDAQNTDGNTALWLACVGGHLNIIDMLADAGVDINNRNDNGATALMYASSASKADVVARLLEKGADITAETLDGFTAIDMAATIECLELLRNARKTLAVRA comes from the coding sequence ATGAAAAATCGTACCCCCTTTCTTTGCATCGATGTGCGAAAAGCGGAGGCCTTGCTCCGCCGTAACGACGTTGTTGTGCTCGACGTGCGCGACATTGAAACCTTCAGGAAAGGTCATATTCAAGGCGCGCAGCACGTTTCAATGAGAAATATATCGAGCGTGATCAATGGAAGCGAAAAAAAAGCACCGGTCGTAATCTACTGCTATCGTGGCTTTGCAAGCCGGGAATACGCTCAGATGTTTTCCGATTTCGGGTTTTTGGAGGTCTACAGTCTCGATGGTGGCTACGAAGCTTGGCGCAACAGCCGCGATACGACGAGCGGCAGGGAAGACAAGTCTCTACAATGGTGGCTCGCGGAGCACGGGTTCCCCGTCGATGACGTCAACAGTATCATTGCCAACAACACAACTCCACTTATGAAAGCCAGTCATCTCGGCGACAGCGAGATCGTTCGCAATCTCATCGCGGCCGGTGCGCGAATAGACGCACAAAATACCGATGGCAATACTGCGCTGTGGCTTGCATGCGTCGGCGGCCACTTGAATATCATTGACATGCTTGCTGACGCCGGCGTTGACATCAATAATCGGAACGACAATGGCGCTACCGCACTGATGTATGCGTCTTCGGCGAGCAAGGCCGACGTTGTTGCGCGATTGCTGGAAAAAGGCGCCGATATCACTGCGGAAACACTGGACGGCTTTACCGCAATTGATATGGCTGCAACAATCGAGTGCCTCGAGCTGCTCCGGAATGCAAGAAAGACACTGGCCGTCCGGGCCTAA
- a CDS encoding SUF system Fe-S cluster assembly protein, with the protein MSTPTANDAQIMDSARQPGTETIVAALRTVFDPEIPVNVYDLGLIYRIEMTESGSVEIDMTLTAPACPVAGEMLNWVRNAVNEIEGIQNVKVNLVFDPPWEQSKMSDEAKLELGFM; encoded by the coding sequence ATGAGCACACCGACCGCCAACGATGCGCAAATAATGGATTCGGCTCGCCAGCCAGGAACAGAGACCATAGTTGCAGCTTTACGCACCGTTTTCGATCCAGAAATTCCGGTGAACGTCTATGATCTCGGACTGATTTACCGCATCGAGATGACAGAGAGTGGATCTGTCGAGATCGACATGACCCTTACTGCGCCCGCATGCCCTGTCGCCGGCGAGATGCTGAATTGGGTGCGGAATGCCGTGAATGAGATCGAAGGAATTCAGAACGTAAAAGTCAATCTCGTGTTCGATCCGCCGTGGGAGCAGTCAAAAATGTCGGACGAAGCAAAGCTCGAACTCGGCTTCATGTAG
- a CDS encoding BolA family protein has product MAMDGREIEKLIKQAFPDAHVVVIDMAGDGDHFAARVTSSAFKGKNRIQQHQMVYSALKGQMGGVLHALALETLIPE; this is encoded by the coding sequence ATGGCAATGGATGGACGCGAGATCGAGAAGCTCATCAAGCAGGCGTTTCCCGACGCGCATGTTGTCGTCATCGATATGGCAGGAGATGGCGATCATTTTGCTGCTCGCGTTACATCTAGCGCCTTCAAAGGCAAGAACCGGATCCAACAGCACCAGATGGTCTACAGCGCGTTGAAAGGACAAATGGGTGGCGTTTTGCATGCCCTTGCTCTCGAAACATTGATCCCAGAGTGA
- the grxD gene encoding Grx4 family monothiol glutaredoxin translates to MMDLTTGRIKDLISASDVVLFMKGVPTAPQCGFSAAVVQILSKLDVPFASIDVLSDPEIREGIKVFSNWPTIPQLYVKGEFVGGCDIVREMFQAGELSALLTENGILATAI, encoded by the coding sequence ATGATGGATTTAACGACCGGACGCATCAAAGACCTCATCTCGGCAAGTGACGTCGTTCTCTTCATGAAGGGCGTGCCGACGGCTCCCCAATGCGGATTTTCCGCAGCTGTCGTGCAGATCCTATCAAAGCTCGATGTTCCGTTTGCCAGTATCGATGTCCTGTCCGACCCGGAAATCCGCGAAGGTATCAAGGTCTTTTCCAATTGGCCGACCATTCCTCAACTCTACGTCAAGGGTGAATTCGTAGGCGGCTGCGATATCGTGCGCGAGATGTTCCAAGCAGGCGAACTTTCGGCGCTTCTCACCGAGAACGGCATCCTGGCGACCGCGATATGA
- a CDS encoding ferredoxin produces MTTTLDDDVVDVPQVYKHHIFACFTQRPPNHPRGSCGAVGAQPLWDYLSKALEAEHLSDVGFTAAGCLGFCRTGPLMVVYPEGIWYRPSTAEDIDEIVQSHFKQGKRVDRLVMVLSKN; encoded by the coding sequence ATGACGACGACCCTTGACGACGACGTGGTGGACGTTCCGCAAGTCTACAAACATCATATCTTCGCGTGCTTTACGCAGCGTCCACCCAATCATCCGCGAGGAAGTTGCGGAGCCGTCGGCGCTCAGCCGCTCTGGGATTACCTTAGCAAAGCGCTCGAAGCCGAGCATCTTAGCGACGTCGGCTTTACCGCCGCTGGCTGCCTGGGATTTTGCCGGACTGGCCCACTCATGGTCGTCTATCCGGAAGGCATCTGGTACCGGCCGAGCACGGCCGAGGATATCGACGAAATCGTTCAATCGCATTTCAAGCAAGGTAAGCGGGTGGACCGTCTCGTAATGGTGCTGAGCAAGAATTAG
- a CDS encoding dienelactone hydrolase family protein, with translation MIELTASDGHKFLAYRANPSETPKGAVVIIQDLFGVNPCIRKTADRFAANGYVAIAPSLFDRVRPDVALGYDDAAYAEGMSLAEQVGKGDAISDIQATVDAVKDASKVAIVGFGWGGYLAYVSGNRVNGLACSIGYYSDAVVKELSAKRKIPTLLHFAERDSRSSPDEVTLFRASRPDVSVFTYPAGHGFDCDEQIAYSKGAAQTAQERTSFWVSQYVEGQPPVTLKNAGAYAQAKSDKKKQKKKKDDGDDLGPPMD, from the coding sequence ATGATCGAGCTGACTGCAAGCGACGGACACAAATTTCTCGCATACCGCGCCAATCCGAGCGAGACACCAAAAGGTGCCGTCGTAATCATCCAGGACCTTTTCGGCGTCAATCCGTGTATTCGCAAGACCGCGGATCGCTTCGCCGCGAACGGATACGTCGCCATTGCTCCCTCCCTGTTTGACAGGGTAAGGCCCGACGTCGCGTTAGGATATGACGATGCAGCATACGCCGAAGGAATGTCTCTCGCCGAGCAAGTCGGAAAAGGCGACGCCATATCCGACATTCAAGCTACCGTTGATGCCGTTAAAGATGCCAGCAAGGTCGCGATCGTCGGTTTCGGTTGGGGCGGCTACTTGGCTTATGTCTCCGGGAACCGAGTGAACGGGCTTGCTTGTTCCATCGGCTATTACAGTGATGCTGTCGTGAAGGAGCTTAGCGCCAAGCGGAAAATTCCGACGCTCCTTCATTTTGCTGAAAGGGATTCGCGCTCTTCTCCCGACGAGGTCACGCTGTTTCGGGCTAGTCGTCCGGACGTCAGCGTATTCACGTATCCGGCGGGGCACGGTTTCGACTGTGATGAGCAAATAGCTTACAGCAAGGGAGCGGCCCAGACAGCGCAGGAACGCACATCGTTCTGGGTGTCGCAATATGTAGAAGGGCAGCCGCCAGTTACTCTCAAAAACGCCGGTGCATATGCCCAAGCGAAATCGGACAAGAAGAAGCAAAAGAAGAAAAAGGATGACGGGGACGACCTTGGTCCGCCCATGGATTGA